One Anabaena cylindrica PCC 7122 DNA window includes the following coding sequences:
- a CDS encoding tyrosine-type recombinase/integrase: MKINRHGRAKVLTQQEIQLIFSQGLDNDRDRMLFGVCLFSACRIRECVTLMTGDVYTPLGEVRSQFIIRKSNTKGKLATRTIPVIEDLRRLLAEHYRIAGYDYLFPGRSNGHISHDSAARILRKACTQVGITGVSTHSFRRTALTQMSNAGIPLRVIQELSGHRNLEQLQRYLEVSDEQVLGAVSALSMLSPVGDVVKSVFNDLNRTEATRLETKQD, translated from the coding sequence ATGAAAATCAACAGGCACGGACGCGCCAAAGTGCTGACACAGCAAGAAATACAGTTAATTTTTAGTCAAGGTCTAGACAACGACCGTGACCGGATGCTGTTTGGTGTGTGCTTATTTAGTGCCTGTAGGATTAGAGAATGTGTAACCCTGATGACGGGGGATGTTTACACACCCTTGGGTGAAGTTAGATCGCAATTCATAATTAGAAAATCCAACACCAAAGGTAAACTGGCCACACGAACCATCCCAGTGATTGAAGACCTACGGCGGTTATTGGCTGAACATTACCGAATAGCAGGTTATGATTACCTGTTCCCTGGTAGAAGCAATGGACATATCAGCCACGATTCAGCAGCGCGTATTTTAAGGAAAGCTTGTACCCAAGTAGGAATTACTGGAGTTAGTACCCATAGTTTTAGAAGGACAGCCTTAACCCAGATGAGTAATGCTGGCATACCTTTAAGGGTGATTCAGGAATTGTCAGGGCATAGGAATTTAGAACAGTTGCAAAGGTATTTAGAAGTGAGTGATGAACAGGTGTTAGGGGCTGTTTCTGCCTTATCAATGCTGTCACCTGTGGGTGATGTCGTCAAATCGGTATTTAACGACTTGAATAGAACTGAAGCTACACGCTTGGAAACTAAACAAGACTAG
- a CDS encoding GIY-YIG nuclease family protein, whose translation MYQYQQHYTSRNDHEPGYIYLMEAVGYHGFLPGCLTKRCKIGLSRNPQLRLQNFHDNQPPCDIQIIKTIYVEDMAAVEAKLHKQFKYCNVKLAKSKEWFDLNPVDLMRVNLAFSRYSSHVIADISPVKISFGLLGIAVLIMALIATQTTPKQQQLEIKPIVERGVNL comes from the coding sequence ATGTACCAATATCAGCAGCATTACACATCACGTAACGACCATGAACCCGGATATATCTACTTGATGGAAGCGGTAGGGTATCACGGGTTTTTACCTGGATGCTTAACTAAACGATGCAAAATAGGGTTAAGCCGTAACCCACAGCTAAGATTGCAAAACTTTCATGATAATCAGCCACCTTGCGATATACAGATTATCAAAACTATCTATGTAGAAGACATGGCAGCAGTAGAAGCCAAACTACATAAACAGTTTAAGTATTGCAATGTGAAGTTAGCCAAGTCTAAGGAATGGTTTGACCTTAACCCAGTGGATTTAATGAGGGTCAATTTAGCATTTAGCAGATATTCATCCCACGTCATAGCAGATATATCACCAGTAAAAATAAGCTTTGGATTGTTGGGAATAGCAGTTTTAATAATGGCATTAATAGCAACACAAACCACACCAAAGCAGCAACAGTTAGAGATTAAACCAATAGTAGAAAGAGGTGTAAATTTATGA
- a CDS encoding nucleotidyl transferase AbiEii/AbiGii toxin family protein — translation MNTLLNLYPVSASIDPSLLEVIASDLGVDPSFVEKDWYAMRIIAALITVDKLGIKLVFAGGTSLSKGFGLIKRFSEDLDFKVILPILEPTRKERSKYKNEILDVIRNSSSDWSLNESDIKARDNNSQVTCSITYQQNFKQDIALRPYIKLDIKFTSLVLPVEEKPLTSFISQAMELPPEVPLIACCSPVETAAEKLSALTWRILTRNRENEHDDPSIIRHLYDLTALNQTIKDYQSFSSLVSKFMQEDVNSNRGKIQSLSIPKVELLPKMFEQLESDPIYHEEYTRFVEGMSYATEDECPAFEECIETVKSIVARLELAFD, via the coding sequence TTGAATACGTTGCTTAATCTATATCCTGTGAGTGCGTCTATTGATCCAAGCTTATTAGAAGTTATTGCCAGTGATCTTGGCGTTGATCCTTCCTTTGTTGAAAAGGATTGGTATGCTATGAGAATAATAGCTGCCTTGATTACTGTTGATAAGCTTGGTATAAAATTAGTTTTTGCGGGTGGGACTAGCTTATCGAAAGGATTTGGTTTAATTAAGAGGTTTTCAGAAGACCTTGATTTCAAGGTCATTTTACCGATTTTAGAACCCACTCGGAAAGAACGCAGTAAATATAAAAATGAAATTTTAGATGTAATTCGTAACAGTAGTTCAGATTGGTCATTGAATGAGAGCGACATAAAAGCTCGTGATAACAATAGTCAAGTTACTTGCAGTATTACTTACCAACAAAATTTTAAACAAGATATTGCGCTTCGTCCTTATATAAAATTAGATATCAAATTTACCTCGCTCGTCTTACCTGTTGAAGAAAAACCTTTAACATCTTTTATATCTCAAGCAATGGAATTGCCGCCAGAAGTTCCATTAATTGCTTGTTGTTCACCTGTAGAAACAGCCGCAGAAAAATTAAGTGCTTTAACTTGGCGAATTTTGACTAGAAATCGAGAAAATGAACATGATGATCCATCCATTATTCGCCATTTATATGATTTAACAGCATTAAATCAAACGATTAAAGATTACCAAAGCTTCTCAAGTTTGGTTTCTAAATTTATGCAAGAAGATGTTAATAGCAACAGAGGAAAAATTCAATCTTTATCTATACCTAAAGTCGAATTATTACCAAAGATGTTTGAGCAGTTAGAGTCAGATCCTATTTACCATGAGGAATACACAAGATTTGTAGAGGGGATGTCCTACGCTACAGAAGATGAATGCCCTGCTTTTGAGGAATGTATAGAAACTGTTAAAAGTATAGTAGCCAGATTAGAATTAGCTTTTGATTAG
- a CDS encoding pentapeptide repeat-containing protein: MPDNREVNDNKNSFNYWLIASIYIAIFLLVSALVFGFIKFISYESTPENFIKNESEALKTVATIFGGIAIIINAIFAARRADAMEESAKAALENAQIAEDKQITERFSKAIEQLASEKIEVRLGGIYTLERIAKDSEKDHRTVMEVLTAFIRENAPEKIQNKAQKNNPLIDEWLNIKKVKELNKLPKLCLDIQECLTVIARHKHTNLEDKRLNLSNINISQANLNRAKLTEAILSEAILSEAILSEAILIGADLTNATLYKTNLTQAKLIEANLYKADLTRAYLEKADLTRAYLEETNLTNATLTNATLFETDLNGANLSNTNLYKAQLIEATLSEAILTGANLTKAILTNAMLDSAMLDSAILADAFLLNANLTEANLARANLTGADFTGADLTGATLIKANLTGADFARAKGLTSEQIQLAIGDEKTILPENIERPKHWKSS; the protein is encoded by the coding sequence ATGCCTGATAATAGAGAAGTTAATGATAATAAAAACTCATTTAATTATTGGCTAATAGCGAGTATATATATTGCAATATTTTTACTTGTATCTGCTTTGGTATTTGGGTTTATTAAGTTTATTTCTTATGAAAGTACACCAGAAAATTTTATTAAGAATGAATCTGAAGCTTTAAAAACTGTAGCTACAATTTTTGGTGGAATTGCTATTATTATTAATGCTATTTTTGCAGCTAGACGTGCTGATGCTATGGAAGAAAGCGCTAAAGCAGCGTTAGAAAATGCACAAATAGCAGAAGATAAGCAAATTACAGAACGTTTTTCTAAAGCTATAGAACAGCTTGCAAGCGAAAAAATTGAAGTTCGTTTAGGAGGGATTTATACATTAGAAAGAATTGCTAAAGATTCAGAAAAAGACCATCGGACAGTAATGGAAGTTCTTACAGCTTTTATACGTGAGAATGCACCGGAAAAAATACAGAATAAGGCACAGAAAAATAACCCGTTAATAGACGAATGGCTAAATATTAAAAAGGTAAAAGAGCTTAATAAATTACCAAAACTTTGTCTTGATATTCAAGAATGCCTTACTGTAATTGCGCGACATAAGCATACAAATTTAGAAGATAAAAGACTCAATTTATCCAATATAAATATTAGTCAAGCCAACCTAAATAGAGCCAAACTCACTGAAGCAATCCTCTCAGAAGCAATCCTCTCAGAAGCAATCCTCTCAGAAGCAATCCTCATTGGTGCTGACCTCACTAACGCCACCCTTTATAAAACCAACCTCACTCAAGCCAAACTCATTGAAGCAAATCTTTATAAAGCCGACCTCACTAGAGCCTACCTAGAAAAAGCCGACCTCACTAGAGCCTACCTAGAAGAAACCAACCTTACTAACGCCACCCTTACTAACGCCACTCTCTTTGAAACTGACCTCAACGGAGCCAACCTCAGTAACACGAACCTCTATAAAGCTCAACTCATTGAAGCAACCCTCTCAGAAGCCATCCTCACTGGAGCCAACCTTACTAAAGCCATCCTCACTAACGCCATGCTCGATAGCGCCATGCTCGATAGCGCCATTCTGGCTGACGCATTCCTCTTAAACGCTAACCTCACTGAAGCTAACCTCGCTAGAGCTAACCTCACTGGTGCTGATTTCACTGGTGCTGATCTCACTGGCGCTACTCTTATAAAAGCTAACCTCACTGGCGCTGACTTCGCTAGAGCAAAAGGGCTTACATCAGAACAAATTCAATTAGCAATAGGTGATGAAAAAACTATCTTACCTGAGAACATAGAAAGACCAAAACATTGGAAATCTTCTTAA